Proteins encoded together in one Papaver somniferum cultivar HN1 unplaced genomic scaffold, ASM357369v1 unplaced-scaffold_117, whole genome shotgun sequence window:
- the LOC113330137 gene encoding F-box protein At3g07870-like, producing MKIVFVIIIINNLERYESCKPLLPGFDGRKVSLFDNSIIGSCNGLVCFLSNKLLEGYPVFIICNPVTGEYINLQRNRSLHPQWQDPVGGFGYIISTNEYKVVRFYRSDYEFDRKIHAHVYTLGSQVGWRIIDDKIPIGRYSKFVSSGIFANGAIHWLETHNNGIAPEVNIVAFDLADEKFKSVTSPSREKRAVPKRALLGGNLCVVFHLRESIDIWAFKKNVNNKRVGLLPSKKKMIKERLPINRPKKKARQMHYDRTWRWSKEFSIPCKRPWWYNPFAITENNEVLIWDKDTTTPQSIHCYDPNNTSTLHKSSDAYLDTYGSCLQLTPHMNTLVSLKDLGVF from the coding sequence ATGAAGATCGTATTCGTTATcatcatcataaataatctcgAGAGATACGAATCATGTAAACCACTTTTACCAGGATTTGACGGAAGGAAAGTAAGCTTATTCGATAATTCCATTATTGGTTCATGCAATGGTTTAGTCTGTTTTCTGTCGAACAAATTATTAGAAGGTTATCCTGTCTTTATTATTTGCAATCCCGTAACGGGAGAATATATTAATCTGCAAAGAAATAGAAGTTTGCATCCACAATGGCAGGATCCAGTTGGTGGATTTGGTTACATTATATCCACCAATGAGTATAAGGTTGTTAGATTCTATCGTAGTGATTATGAATTTGACAGGAAGATACATGCCCATGTGTATACTCTTGGCAGTCAAGTCGGGTGGAGAATTATCGATGATAAAATTCCTATTGGCAGATACAGCAAATTCGTTAGTTCAGGTATCTTTGCTAATGGAGCTATTCATTGGTTGGAGACCCACAATAACGGTATTGCACCGGAGGTGAATATTGTGGCTTTTGATTTGGCAGATGAGAAGTTTAAGTCCGTCACATCGCCATCTCGTGAAAAAAGAGCAGTACCTAAACGCGCGTTGTTGGGAGGcaatttgtgtgttgtttttcaTCTTCGCGAGAGTATAGATATATGGGCATTCAAGaaaaatgttaataataaaaGAGTAGGACTTCTTCCATCCAagaaaaagatgatcaaggaaagACTTCCCATTAATCGACCAAAAAAGAAGGCAAGACAAATGCATTACGACAGGACTTGGAGATGGAGTAAGGAGTTCAGTATACCATGTAAACGCCCATGGTGGTACAATCCATTCGCGATTACAGAGAACAATGAAGTTCTTATATGGGACAAAGATACAACCACACCGCAATCCATCCACTGTTATGACCCTAATAATACTTCTACTCTTCACAAATCTTCGGATGCCTATCTGGATACTTATGGTTCATGCCTTCAACTAACTCCTCACATGAACACACTTGTTTCCTTGAAAGATCTAGGAGTATTCTAG